The proteins below are encoded in one region of Winogradskyella helgolandensis:
- a CDS encoding metallophosphoesterase family protein produces the protein MKKILLLSDTHSYIDDAILKHVKQADEVWHAGDIGDLEVTDQIKKLKPLRAVYGNIDDAKARTEFPLHNRFMCEDVDVWITHIGGYPPKYNSNVRDALVANPPKLFITGHSHILKVMPDKKLNLLHMNPGAAGKHGFHKVRTMLRFKINGANITDLEVIEFEKR, from the coding sequence ATGAAAAAAATACTCCTTTTATCAGACACTCATAGTTACATCGATGATGCTATTCTCAAACACGTAAAGCAAGCTGATGAAGTTTGGCATGCAGGTGACATTGGTGATTTGGAAGTCACTGACCAAATCAAAAAGCTAAAACCTTTAAGAGCTGTATACGGTAATATTGATGATGCTAAAGCACGCACTGAATTCCCATTGCACAACCGGTTTATGTGTGAAGATGTAGATGTATGGATCACTCATATTGGTGGGTATCCGCCAAAATACAATAGTAATGTTCGCGATGCGTTAGTTGCTAATCCTCCCAAATTATTTATCACAGGACATTCACATATTCTAAAAGTAATGCCAGATAAAAAATTAAATCTATTACATATGAATCCAGGGGCAGCCGGCAAACATGGTTTTCATAAAGTGCGGACGATGTTACGGTTTAAGATTAATGGCGCTAACATTACAGATTTAGAGGTTATTGAATTTGAAAAACGATGA
- a CDS encoding DUF1599 domain-containing protein: protein MQDTSKQYDAVIAKCRALFVNKMSDYGSAWRILRLPSLTDQIFIKAQRIRGLQQNAVRKVDEGEVSEFIGIINYCLMALIQLEKGVVEQPDLNTEEAAKLYDEKIALTKQLMLDKNHDYGEAWRDMRVSSLTDLILQKLLRVKQIEDNAGKTLVSEGIDANYQDMINYAIFALIHLNEAN from the coding sequence ATGCAAGATACTTCAAAACAATACGATGCTGTTATCGCTAAATGTAGAGCGCTTTTTGTAAATAAAATGAGTGATTACGGTAGTGCATGGCGCATTTTAAGATTACCTTCACTAACCGATCAGATTTTTATAAAAGCACAACGCATTAGGGGATTACAGCAAAATGCGGTAAGAAAAGTAGATGAAGGTGAAGTAAGTGAGTTTATTGGCATTATTAATTATTGTTTAATGGCGTTAATTCAATTAGAAAAAGGAGTGGTAGAACAACCCGATTTAAACACTGAAGAAGCAGCTAAACTCTACGATGAAAAAATTGCACTCACCAAACAATTAATGCTCGATAAGAATCATGATTATGGTGAAGCCTGGAGAGATATGCGTGTAAGTTCGTTAACGGATTTAATCTTACAGAAATTATTGCGTGTTAAGCAGATTGAAGATAACGCAGGAAAAACGCTTGTTAGTGAGGGTATTGATGCTAATTATCAGGATATGATTAATTATGCGATTTTTGCTTTAATTCACCTAAACGAAGCTAATTAA
- a CDS encoding ABC transporter ATP-binding protein: MAEKGKKIFDVSLFTRLLQYIQPYRTVFVISLLCVIGLALFGAFRPYVLKEAIDVKIANKEYNGFVIYMVIMLALLILEVISQLLFIYYASWLGQSVVRDIRVKLFKHMLKFKMTYFDKSSVGILITRAVTDMERIADIFGEGLFMIFSDVLKMLVVAGFMSLINLKLSLIVFVTMPIVLFATKIFQKYMKRAFEDVRTEVSNLNSFVQERVTGMKILQLFTREDTEFKKFKAINERHKKGWLKTVWYNSIFFPIAEFLASLTLAMVILVGGFDAVLENGTTTLGELISFTMFIPMLFRPLNQIANKFNTLQMGMVAADRVFKVLDTTANIDDSGTIEANHFKGHISFEDVRFSYIKDEEVLKGISFNVNAGETVAIVGATGAGKSTIINLLNRFYDINSGTIKVDDIDIKDMTLSSLRSQIAVVLQDVFLFADTILNNITLNNENITEEDVVNAAKAIGIHDFISSLPNGYHYNVKERGVMLSSGQRQLISFLRAYVTNPSILILDEATSSVDSHSEQLIQDATDKITKGRTSIVIAHRLATIQQADKIIIMDNGQIVEIGTHQSLLKQEGGYYKNLYEVQFLKVEVV; the protein is encoded by the coding sequence ATGGCAGAAAAAGGAAAAAAAATATTTGATGTTTCGTTATTCACGCGATTATTACAGTACATACAACCGTATCGTACGGTTTTTGTAATTTCATTATTGTGCGTTATTGGTTTGGCATTATTCGGTGCTTTTAGACCTTATGTTTTAAAAGAAGCTATTGACGTTAAAATTGCTAATAAGGAATATAATGGCTTTGTAATCTATATGGTTATAATGCTTGCGTTATTGATTTTGGAAGTTATTTCACAATTGCTCTTCATTTATTATGCGAGTTGGTTAGGACAATCCGTGGTCAGAGATATACGAGTGAAATTGTTTAAGCATATGCTTAAATTTAAAATGACGTATTTCGATAAATCTTCGGTTGGTATCCTAATTACAAGAGCAGTAACAGATATGGAGCGTATTGCTGATATTTTTGGGGAAGGCTTATTTATGATTTTTAGTGATGTCTTAAAAATGTTGGTAGTTGCTGGTTTTATGTCGTTAATAAATTTAAAACTGAGTCTTATTGTTTTTGTAACAATGCCAATAGTGTTATTTGCCACTAAAATTTTTCAAAAATATATGAAACGTGCTTTTGAAGACGTGCGTACTGAGGTTTCTAATCTCAATTCATTTGTACAAGAACGCGTTACTGGCATGAAGATTTTACAATTGTTTACGCGTGAAGATACAGAGTTTAAAAAGTTTAAAGCCATTAATGAACGCCATAAAAAAGGTTGGTTAAAAACTGTTTGGTATAATTCTATTTTCTTTCCAATTGCAGAATTTTTGGCGTCATTAACATTGGCCATGGTTATCTTAGTTGGTGGTTTTGATGCTGTTTTAGAAAATGGTACAACTACGTTAGGGGAGTTAATTTCATTTACGATGTTTATTCCAATGCTATTTAGGCCCTTAAATCAAATTGCGAATAAATTTAACACGCTTCAAATGGGAATGGTCGCTGCAGATCGTGTTTTTAAAGTATTAGATACAACCGCTAATATTGATGATTCTGGTACTATTGAAGCCAATCATTTTAAAGGACATATTTCATTTGAAGACGTACGCTTCTCTTATATTAAAGATGAAGAAGTTCTCAAAGGAATCTCTTTCAATGTTAACGCAGGAGAGACTGTTGCCATTGTTGGTGCAACAGGGGCTGGGAAATCTACCATCATTAATTTATTAAATCGTTTTTATGATATCAATTCAGGAACGATAAAAGTTGATGATATAGATATTAAGGATATGACTTTGAGTTCGCTTAGAAGTCAGATAGCTGTTGTACTTCAAGATGTGTTTTTATTTGCAGATACCATATTGAATAACATTACGTTAAATAATGAAAACATCACAGAGGAGGATGTGGTAAACGCAGCTAAGGCTATTGGAATTCACGATTTTATTTCTAGTCTTCCCAATGGTTATCATTATAATGTGAAAGAACGCGGAGTCATGTTGTCTTCTGGTCAGCGCCAATTAATTTCGTTTTTGAGAGCGTATGTCACCAACCCAAGTATTTTAATTTTAGATGAAGCAACCTCTTCTGTAGATTCACATTCCGAACAACTTATACAAGATGCAACCGATAAAATAACAAAAGGAAGAACCTCAATTGTTATAGCACACCGTTTAGCAACCATACAACAAGCTGATAAAATTATTATAATGGATAATGGTCAAATTGTAGAAATAGGAACGCATCAATCACTTTTAAAACAAGAAGGAGGGTACTACAAAAATCTTTATGAAGTTCAGTTTTTAAAGGTTGAAGTGGTTTAA
- a CDS encoding DUF4293 domain-containing protein produces the protein MIQRIQTLYLFLAAVISAGLIFVFHLWTDSEGVKIYALNDYLYLGMFLGSALLSLASIFRFKDRKSQFVLGRLNIVLNFVLLGIFVYQSLNLSGEINVSEKGIGIFLPVFSIVCLVLANKAIKKDEDLVKSVDRLR, from the coding sequence ATGATTCAACGCATTCAAACCCTATATTTATTTTTAGCCGCTGTAATTTCAGCAGGTTTAATATTTGTGTTTCATTTGTGGACAGACAGTGAAGGAGTAAAGATATATGCACTAAATGATTATTTGTATTTAGGTATGTTTTTAGGCTCAGCTTTATTATCTTTGGCATCAATATTTAGATTTAAAGATAGGAAATCTCAATTTGTTTTGGGACGACTCAATATAGTATTAAACTTTGTTTTACTAGGAATCTTTGTATATCAATCGCTAAACTTATCTGGAGAAATTAACGTTTCTGAGAAAGGTATTGGGATTTTTCTTCCTGTTTTTTCTATTGTGTGTTTAGTCTTGGCTAACAAGGCTATAAAAAAGGATGAAGATCTCGTAAAATCTGTAGATCGATTACGATAG
- the truA gene encoding tRNA pseudouridine(38-40) synthase TruA — MRYFLELSYNGKAYHGWQNQPNAISVQEVLENALSTILKTKISIMGAGRTDTGVHASQMFAHFDFEGDFKSMDIVYKLNSFLPKDIAVTSVFEVKPEIHARFYATSRTYNYKVSTSKNVFDYDFAYQIQMPLDVEKMNDACKILFEYKDFQCFSKTNTDVKTYNCDIKEAYWTKNNDQLVFTITADRFLRNMVRAIVGTMINIGLGKMKVEELHAVIASKSRSEAGFSVPAHGLYLVKIVYPESIKNN, encoded by the coding sequence TTGAGATATTTTTTAGAGTTATCATATAATGGTAAAGCATATCACGGTTGGCAAAATCAACCAAACGCTATTTCTGTACAAGAAGTATTAGAAAATGCGCTTTCTACTATATTAAAAACCAAAATATCTATAATGGGAGCAGGCAGAACAGATACAGGTGTGCATGCGTCGCAAATGTTTGCACATTTTGATTTTGAAGGAGATTTTAAATCGATGGATATCGTTTATAAACTGAATTCTTTTTTACCAAAGGATATTGCAGTTACTTCTGTTTTTGAAGTTAAGCCAGAAATACATGCTAGATTTTACGCTACAAGTAGAACCTATAATTATAAAGTTTCGACGTCTAAAAATGTATTTGATTATGATTTTGCATACCAGATACAAATGCCTTTGGATGTAGAAAAGATGAATGACGCATGTAAAATATTATTTGAGTATAAAGATTTTCAATGTTTTTCTAAGACTAATACAGACGTAAAAACCTACAATTGCGATATAAAGGAAGCGTATTGGACAAAAAATAATGACCAACTCGTTTTTACAATTACAGCAGATCGTTTTTTGAGAAATATGGTAAGAGCTATTGTTGGTACGATGATAAATATTGGTTTAGGAAAAATGAAGGTTGAAGAATTGCATGCAGTTATTGCATCAAAAAGTAGGAGTGAGGCTGGGTTTTCAGTGCCTGCACATGGATTATATTTAGTGAAAATAGTATATCCTGAAAGTATAAAAAATAATTAA
- a CDS encoding ABC transporter permease: MIRYLINKIFYAFITLLGVITVIFFLFNKLGDPAKMMLGQNQSEEQVIAVKKKYGFDKPIGTQFLYYLNDLSPISFHSNTPKDYTYLGPNKYTATKLFSFGNTTTVIKAPYLRESFAKQGKKVTQIIGETIPNTFVLAISAIVIAIILGVVFGIISALYKDTWIDKTIQILSTFGMSVPSFFSAILFAWLFGFVLHKYTNLEMTGSLYELDDFGEKMNIQWKNLILPAIVLGIRPLAVVIQLMRNSLLEVLNQDYIRTARAKGLSEFQVIKNHAVKNALNPVVTAISGWFASMLAGAVFVEYIFGWNGLGKEIVNALNTLDLPVIMGAVLVIAIIFITINIFVDVIYAWLDPRVKLS, translated from the coding sequence TTGATAAGATATTTAATCAATAAAATCTTTTATGCCTTTATCACCTTGTTAGGTGTAATAACCGTCATTTTCTTTTTATTCAATAAACTTGGTGATCCTGCAAAAATGATGCTAGGGCAAAACCAATCAGAAGAACAGGTTATTGCAGTAAAGAAGAAATACGGATTTGATAAACCCATTGGAACACAATTTTTATATTATTTGAATGATTTATCTCCAATATCATTTCATTCTAACACGCCAAAAGATTACACCTATTTAGGACCTAATAAATATACAGCAACTAAGTTATTCAGTTTTGGAAATACCACGACGGTTATTAAAGCACCTTATTTACGAGAATCGTTTGCTAAACAAGGGAAAAAGGTGACTCAAATTATTGGAGAGACTATTCCTAATACGTTTGTTTTAGCGATTTCAGCTATTGTAATCGCTATTATTTTGGGAGTTGTTTTCGGTATTATTTCAGCATTGTATAAAGATACTTGGATAGATAAAACCATTCAAATATTAAGCACATTTGGAATGAGTGTACCCTCATTTTTTAGTGCTATTCTGTTCGCTTGGCTGTTTGGTTTTGTATTGCATAAGTACACTAATTTAGAAATGACAGGCAGTTTATATGAGCTCGATGATTTTGGTGAAAAAATGAACATTCAATGGAAAAACCTAATTTTACCAGCAATCGTATTAGGTATTCGACCATTAGCCGTTGTTATTCAATTAATGCGGAATTCACTATTAGAAGTTTTAAATCAAGATTATATAAGAACCGCTAGAGCCAAAGGGTTGAGCGAATTTCAGGTGATTAAAAATCATGCTGTAAAAAATGCATTAAATCCTGTAGTGACAGCAATTTCAGGTTGGTTTGCATCGATGTTGGCAGGAGCTGTTTTTGTAGAATATATTTTTGGTTGGAATGGTTTAGGGAAGGAAATTGTAAATGCATTAAATACTTTAGATTTACCCGTAATAATGGGAGCCGTTTTAGTTATCGCTATCATCTTTATTACGATTAATATTTTTGTAGATGTTATTTATGCTTGGTTAGATCCTAGAGTGAAGTTATCGTAA
- a CDS encoding BT_3928 family protein — MKYIVQLSRIFTGILFIISGFIKLNDPLGFSYKLEEYFSSDVLNIEFLIPYALGISVLVVVFEVVLGVFLLIGYKPKFTVWSLLLMIVFFTFLTFYSAYFDKVKDCGCFGDALAMTPWESFSKDVVLLVLILILFVGVKHIKPIFSKLPTTVIALLSFIVSLWFGYHVLMHLPSIDFRAYAIGNNLPEEMAIPDDAQKPILEYTWTFNVNGEEQEFVTNGSYPSVDGEYVGVETKTIDEGYIPAIQDFSIESDEEDLTSYFLEKDKLVMIAMYNVNKGESEGMAKLKSFADDAMKKEYTVIGLSSSGPADKAQVKADYNLDFDIYLCDEKVVKTIVRANPGIIILNKGTVVNKAHWNDIEDIEL, encoded by the coding sequence ATGAAATACATAGTACAACTTAGCAGAATTTTCACAGGAATATTATTTATCATTTCAGGATTTATAAAGCTAAATGATCCTTTAGGGTTTTCGTATAAACTTGAAGAATATTTTAGTTCAGATGTCTTAAATATCGAATTTCTAATCCCATATGCACTTGGTATTTCAGTGCTTGTTGTAGTGTTTGAAGTGGTGTTAGGAGTTTTCTTGTTAATTGGCTACAAACCAAAATTTACGGTTTGGAGCTTGCTGTTAATGATTGTATTCTTTACGTTCCTAACATTTTATTCGGCGTATTTCGATAAAGTAAAAGATTGTGGTTGCTTTGGTGATGCCTTAGCAATGACACCTTGGGAAAGCTTCTCAAAAGATGTGGTGTTGCTAGTGTTAATTTTAATATTGTTTGTTGGAGTAAAACATATCAAACCAATTTTTTCAAAATTACCTACAACCGTAATTGCGTTATTGAGTTTTATTGTATCGCTTTGGTTTGGATACCATGTGTTAATGCATTTACCTTCTATAGATTTTAGAGCCTATGCCATTGGGAATAATTTACCTGAGGAGATGGCAATTCCAGATGATGCTCAGAAACCAATTTTAGAGTACACATGGACGTTTAATGTCAATGGTGAAGAACAAGAATTTGTAACCAATGGAAGTTATCCAAGTGTCGATGGTGAGTATGTTGGTGTAGAAACTAAAACTATTGATGAAGGATATATTCCTGCTATTCAAGATTTTTCTATAGAATCTGATGAAGAAGACTTAACGAGTTATTTCTTAGAGAAAGACAAATTAGTGATGATTGCGATGTATAATGTCAATAAAGGAGAAAGTGAAGGTATGGCAAAGTTAAAATCTTTTGCTGATGACGCCATGAAAAAGGAATATACTGTAATTGGTTTATCGTCTTCTGGACCTGCAGACAAAGCACAGGTAAAAGCAGATTATAATCTAGATTTTGATATTTACCTATGTGATGAGAAAGTCGTAAAAACGATAGTGCGTGCAAATCCTGGAATTATCATATTAAACAAAGGAACTGTCGTAAATAAAGCACATTGGAATGATATTGAAGATATTGAGTTGTAA
- a CDS encoding DUF3667 domain-containing protein, translating to MNCKNCNNTLKESQKFCDECGAKIIQNRLKPKVLAQQVNAQFISIDNKFLRTFIDLFKQPETVIIGYIDGTRKKYIDVLQYFAISLTLAGIQVFLITTFFKEALEFSPEFITTIENMPEQDINPMASFNPDIFTKYQGLIYILGVPVSALATWLVYYLFGNKRFNFTEHLVLNLYYSAQIIIITAVFSILFLVTGMNYLIVSSLLGLPTFIYLGYVLKKIFKEDFWNTIAKFLIVMAFYVVIYFIIILIAAIVLFFSGYFKI from the coding sequence GTGAATTGTAAAAATTGCAATAACACGCTTAAAGAATCACAGAAGTTTTGTGATGAATGTGGCGCGAAAATCATTCAAAATCGACTAAAGCCAAAAGTATTGGCTCAGCAAGTGAATGCACAGTTTATTTCCATTGACAACAAATTTCTTCGCACATTTATTGACCTTTTCAAACAACCTGAAACTGTAATTATAGGTTACATTGATGGTACACGAAAAAAGTATATTGATGTCCTTCAATATTTTGCAATTTCATTGACATTAGCTGGTATTCAAGTATTTTTAATCACTACATTTTTTAAAGAAGCATTAGAATTTTCTCCTGAGTTTATTACAACTATTGAAAACATGCCAGAACAAGACATCAATCCTATGGCAAGTTTTAATCCAGATATCTTCACAAAATATCAAGGTTTAATATATATTTTAGGTGTTCCAGTATCCGCTTTGGCGACTTGGCTTGTGTATTATCTTTTTGGAAACAAACGCTTTAATTTCACTGAACACCTCGTCTTAAATCTATATTATTCAGCTCAAATTATCATAATAACAGCTGTATTTAGCATATTATTCTTAGTTACTGGAATGAATTACCTCATCGTATCTAGTCTCCTTGGGTTACCAACATTCATCTATTTAGGATATGTATTAAAAAAAATATTTAAAGAAGATTTCTGGAATACCATTGCTAAATTTTTAATTGTGATGGCCTTTTATGTCGTTATCTATTTTATCATAATTCTAATAGCGGCTATAGTTTTATTTTTCAGTGGTTATTTTAAAATTTAA
- the cdaA gene encoding diadenylate cyclase CdaA, protein MENLQLWDFRFIDFVDVFLVAILLYYIYKLVKGTVAINIFIGILIIYFAWRLTDYLNMHMLYSIFDGFMKVGIIALIVVFQPEIRKFLLMVGSTNIGGKRNLFKNFKFLKNDDQTTTDVDAIINACNKMGASNTGALIVIERNNNLDFLTNTGDEMNILVSQPIIESIFFKNSPLHDGAIIIDNNVVKATRVILPVNNEKNIPERFGLRHRAAIGITEKTDALALCVSEETGQISYIKNGEFEMFKNTDELRDKIKHDLG, encoded by the coding sequence TTGGAAAACTTACAACTTTGGGATTTTAGATTTATAGACTTTGTGGATGTCTTCCTTGTGGCTATCCTACTCTATTACATCTACAAACTTGTAAAAGGTACGGTTGCCATCAATATTTTTATTGGTATTCTCATCATTTATTTTGCTTGGCGATTAACGGACTACCTCAATATGCATATGCTCTACAGCATTTTTGATGGTTTTATGAAAGTTGGAATTATAGCGCTTATCGTTGTCTTCCAACCCGAAATTAGAAAGTTTCTTTTAATGGTTGGCTCCACTAATATTGGAGGCAAACGGAATCTTTTTAAAAACTTTAAGTTTCTTAAAAATGACGATCAAACCACAACAGATGTCGATGCAATAATCAATGCTTGTAATAAAATGGGAGCTTCAAACACGGGAGCCTTAATCGTTATTGAACGCAATAACAACTTAGATTTTCTCACCAATACAGGAGACGAAATGAATATTTTAGTGTCTCAGCCTATTATAGAGAGTATCTTTTTCAAAAATAGCCCACTACACGATGGTGCTATTATTATTGATAACAATGTAGTAAAAGCTACACGTGTTATTCTTCCTGTGAATAACGAAAAAAACATTCCAGAGCGTTTTGGCTTACGTCATAGAGCTGCTATTGGAATTACTGAAAAAACAGATGCTTTAGCCCTTTGTGTGAGTGAAGAAACCGGACAGATTTCTTATATCAAAAATGGTGAATTCGAAATGTTTAAAAATACGGACGAACTTAGAGATAAAATTAAACACGATTTAGGCTAG
- a CDS encoding DUF3667 domain-containing protein, protein MNCKNCHTELSTKDDYCKSCGGKVIRNRLTFRNLFEHLSETFFNYDNKLLRTFIRLFTRPEDVVGDYIEGVRKKYVNPISYLGIALTLTGIIIYLMKKNQLEVNYDVFNQGMNQNYMTKIQSLTTEYASLIFISYIPLLVAASWLILKKRNYNITERTVAFTYLMAQYSITSIIPSIFILIIVPQAYMTYSIFALTFLILYLLWSLFRISKIHGLEFIGQIMVFLSFFGVLYIFYILGLMIIALLTGLINFEDFRPN, encoded by the coding sequence ATGAATTGTAAAAACTGCCACACAGAGCTATCAACAAAAGACGACTATTGCAAAAGCTGTGGTGGTAAAGTGATTAGAAATCGTTTGACTTTTAGAAATCTTTTTGAGCATCTGAGTGAAACCTTTTTTAATTATGATAACAAACTACTCAGAACCTTCATAAGACTATTTACTAGACCTGAAGACGTCGTTGGAGACTACATTGAAGGTGTACGTAAAAAATATGTAAATCCCATTAGCTACTTAGGGATTGCCTTAACACTTACTGGTATCATTATTTATTTAATGAAAAAAAATCAACTTGAGGTAAACTACGATGTATTTAATCAAGGTATGAACCAGAATTACATGACGAAAATACAGTCGTTAACAACTGAATATGCATCATTAATTTTCATTTCCTATATTCCGTTATTGGTTGCTGCGAGCTGGTTAATTTTAAAAAAACGAAACTATAATATTACAGAAAGAACCGTTGCCTTCACCTATTTAATGGCTCAATATAGCATCACAAGCATTATCCCATCCATCTTTATTCTAATTATAGTGCCACAAGCCTATATGACTTATTCTATATTTGCACTTACATTTTTAATATTGTATTTGCTATGGAGTTTATTCAGAATAAGTAAAATTCATGGCTTAGAATTTATAGGTCAGATTATGGTGTTCTTATCTTTTTTTGGCGTTCTGTACATTTTTTATATTCTAGGACTCATGATTATTGCCTTATTAACAGGACTGATTAATTTTGAAGATTTTAGACCAAATTAA
- the folP gene encoding dihydropteroate synthase, translating into MNINCKGKLIDLSTPKVMGILNVTPDSFFDGGKYKNESEILVQVETMLNHGATFIDIGGYSSRPNADDVSEEEELNRVIPVIKLILKHFPDTLISIDTFRSEVAKQSIEAGAALVNDISGGKLDKNMLSTVGKLAVPYIMMHMKGNPKTMQQQTQYDDLTKEVIAYFAERIAAAHQEKINDIIIDPGFGFSKTVEQNFELLNQLELLQLTDKPILAGVSRKSMIYKTLNSTSEDALNGTTALNMVALQKGAKILRVHDVKEAIECVTLYNQLQS; encoded by the coding sequence TTGAATATTAACTGTAAAGGCAAACTTATCGATTTATCCACACCAAAAGTGATGGGAATTCTGAATGTGACTCCCGATTCGTTTTTTGATGGTGGTAAATACAAGAATGAATCTGAAATTTTGGTTCAAGTTGAAACGATGCTGAACCATGGAGCTACTTTTATTGATATTGGTGGCTATAGTTCTCGACCAAATGCTGATGATGTAAGTGAGGAAGAAGAATTGAATCGTGTTATACCAGTAATTAAATTAATCTTGAAACATTTTCCTGACACTTTAATTTCTATTGACACCTTTAGAAGTGAGGTTGCTAAACAAAGTATTGAAGCAGGAGCTGCACTAGTTAATGACATTTCAGGAGGAAAGCTAGATAAAAACATGCTCTCTACCGTTGGAAAATTAGCTGTGCCTTATATTATGATGCATATGAAAGGGAATCCTAAAACTATGCAACAGCAAACGCAATATGATGATTTAACTAAAGAGGTGATTGCTTATTTTGCAGAACGTATTGCAGCGGCTCACCAAGAAAAAATTAATGATATTATTATTGATCCTGGATTTGGGTTTTCAAAGACCGTTGAACAAAACTTTGAATTATTGAATCAACTAGAATTGCTTCAATTGACTGACAAACCTATTTTAGCTGGTGTTTCAAGGAAATCTATGATTTACAAAACGCTAAATTCAACTTCTGAAGATGCTTTAAACGGCACAACTGCTTTAAACATGGTTGCTTTACAAAAAGGAGCTAAAATTTTACGGGTTCACGACGTCAAGGAAGCTATAGAATGTGTGACGCTTTACAATCAGCTACAGAGTTAG